A genomic region of Methanothermobacter sp. CaT2 contains the following coding sequences:
- the fbp gene encoding fructose-1,6-bisphosphate aldolase/phosphatase — protein MKTTISVIKADVGSVAGHAVAHEALKKKCDEILAGAKETGILEDYYITNCGDDIDLIMTHRNGEENEEVHQTAWNAFREATDVARGLKLYGAGQDLLSDTFSGNIKGMGPGCAEMEFKERPSDPVIIFCCDKTEPGAFNLPLFRMFADPFNTAGLVIDPSLHNGYEFEVFDVVEHKKVTMACPDEMYDLLALLGSISRYVIKRIHRRDDGEIAASVSTERLNLMAGKYIGKDDPVAIVRAQSGFPAAGEVVEPFAFPHLVGGWMRGSHNGPLMPVAQRDATPVRFDGPPRVIALGFQVADCKLVGPVDMFDDPSFDRSRQLASEVAEYMRRHGPFEPHRLPSDEMEYTSLPGVLEKLGDRFEDME, from the coding sequence ATGAAAACAACCATTAGTGTAATTAAAGCAGACGTTGGAAGTGTAGCCGGTCATGCAGTTGCCCATGAAGCTTTAAAGAAGAAATGCGACGAGATACTGGCCGGCGCAAAGGAGACAGGAATCCTTGAGGATTACTATATAACCAACTGTGGGGACGACATAGACCTCATCATGACCCACAGAAACGGTGAAGAAAACGAGGAGGTCCACCAGACAGCCTGGAATGCTTTCAGGGAAGCGACAGATGTTGCAAGAGGTTTAAAATTGTATGGGGCTGGACAGGATCTCCTTTCAGATACCTTCTCAGGTAACATAAAGGGTATGGGTCCCGGCTGTGCCGAGATGGAGTTCAAGGAGAGGCCAAGCGACCCTGTTATAATCTTCTGCTGCGACAAAACAGAACCGGGTGCCTTTAACCTCCCACTATTCAGAATGTTCGCTGATCCATTCAACACAGCAGGTCTTGTGATCGACCCATCACTCCACAATGGATACGAATTTGAGGTCTTTGACGTCGTCGAACACAAAAAGGTTACAATGGCATGTCCCGATGAGATGTACGACCTCCTGGCGCTTCTAGGTTCAATCAGCCGCTACGTCATTAAGCGGATACACAGAAGGGACGATGGTGAAATTGCGGCATCAGTGAGTACAGAGAGGCTGAACCTCATGGCAGGTAAATACATAGGTAAGGACGACCCGGTCGCAATAGTCAGGGCACAGTCCGGATTCCCTGCAGCAGGTGAGGTCGTTGAGCCCTTCGCATTCCCCCACCTCGTCGGCGGATGGATGAGGGGATCCCACAACGGACCACTGATGCCTGTAGCCCAGAGGGATGCAACACCCGTGAGATTCGATGGACCACCAAGGGTCATAGCCCTAGGATTCCAGGTAGCTGATTGCAAGCTTGTCGGACCCGTTGACATGTTTGATGATCCATCCTTTGACCGCTCAAGGCAGCTCGCCTCTGAGGTTGCGGAGTATATGAGGAGGCACGGTCCATTTGAGCCACACAGGCTCCCATCAGATGAGATGGAGTACACCTCACTACCAGGTGTGCTTGAAAAACTCGGCGACAGGTTTGAGGATATGGAATGA
- a CDS encoding DUF434 domain-containing protein — protein sequence MSLEMAAEDLRYLLNRGYRKRVALNFVANHYLLGREERNYLARCVFSDETVARRRSRRVNRNSLRGSSVFIDGYNVLIGTESLLTDQFFLAQDGFLRDTRGVSGSYRMGDSTLRALDLIIDFLADSGVGRAIFYFDRNVSHSGRLRGLVEDLMKSRGIEGCAVLSDCVDRRLRESDGIVATADGAVVDSVERVVDIPQEIMKERKRIKG from the coding sequence ATGTCCCTTGAAATGGCTGCCGAGGATCTGCGCTACCTCCTTAACAGGGGCTACCGTAAGCGTGTGGCCCTGAACTTCGTTGCGAACCACTATCTTCTTGGAAGGGAGGAGCGAAATTACCTTGCCAGGTGCGTCTTCTCAGATGAAACCGTGGCAAGGAGAAGATCCCGCAGGGTGAACCGAAACTCCCTCCGTGGCTCCTCTGTTTTTATTGATGGGTACAATGTGCTCATAGGTACGGAAAGCCTTCTCACAGATCAGTTTTTCCTGGCTCAGGATGGTTTCCTGAGGGATACAAGGGGCGTCTCCGGCAGTTACAGGATGGGTGACAGCACCCTGAGGGCACTGGATCTTATAATTGACTTCCTTGCTGATTCAGGAGTGGGGAGGGCCATATTCTATTTTGACAGGAATGTGAGTCACAGCGGGAGGCTCAGGGGATTGGTTGAGGACCTGATGAAGTCCAGGGGTATTGAAGGCTGCGCCGTGCTCTCAGACTGTGTGGACAGGAGGCTCAGGGAATCTGATGGCATTGTTGCAACAGCGGATGGTGCTGTGGTTGATTCTGTTGAGAGAGTTGTTGACATACCCCAGGAGATAATGAAGGAGAGAAAAAGAATTAAAGGTTAG
- a CDS encoding TIGR00153 family protein, which produces MKFFLKESKVEKHGRQHLEKVMECYLKFEELMEAFYRGDCRLVSELTKEIAIKEHEADEIRRKMELEFYEGAFLPFDREDRIMLVESIDKVADVIESAAFTVSLGKVAFPAEFRDDFRAMMKVTGKTIRALHECVESLETDLGEAMRKVHEIERFEDEADIIERKIITGLYSAYRQDRIGVVKFLDMKEITRKVANISDRAEDASDRALIIIAKRRG; this is translated from the coding sequence ATGAAATTTTTCCTGAAGGAAAGTAAAGTGGAAAAGCATGGGCGTCAGCACCTTGAAAAGGTCATGGAATGCTACCTGAAGTTCGAGGAACTGATGGAGGCATTCTACAGGGGGGACTGCAGGCTGGTCTCCGAACTCACAAAGGAGATAGCCATAAAGGAACATGAGGCGGATGAGATAAGGAGAAAGATGGAACTTGAATTCTATGAGGGTGCCTTCCTCCCATTTGACAGGGAGGACCGTATAATGCTCGTTGAAAGCATAGACAAGGTTGCGGATGTTATCGAATCAGCGGCCTTCACGGTGTCTCTCGGTAAGGTCGCATTCCCTGCTGAGTTCAGGGATGACTTCAGGGCTATGATGAAGGTTACAGGAAAGACCATCAGGGCCCTCCATGAGTGTGTTGAATCCCTTGAAACTGATCTGGGGGAGGCCATGAGGAAGGTTCATGAAATCGAAAGGTTTGAGGATGAGGCCGATATAATTGAGAGGAAGATCATAACTGGCCTGTATTCCGCCTACCGCCAGGACAGGATAGGTGTTGTCAAGTTCCTGGACATGAAGGAGATAACCCGTAAGGTTGCAAACATTTCAGACAGGGCTGAGGATGCCTCCGACCGTGCCCTCATAATAATCGCCAAGAGAAGAGGTTAA
- a CDS encoding DUF357 domain-containing protein produces the protein MDCRERIEKDLELLEKNLMEMKSIKLSDDEEAVVERALNYRDDSVYYLEKGDHITSFGCITYAHGLLDSLRMLHGII, from the coding sequence ATGGACTGCAGGGAACGTATAGAAAAGGATCTTGAACTTCTTGAGAAAAATTTAATGGAAATGAAATCCATAAAATTGAGTGATGATGAGGAGGCTGTCGTTGAGAGGGCTCTGAACTACAGGGATGACTCGGTCTACTACCTTGAGAAGGGGGACCACATCACATCATTCGGCTGCATAACCTATGCCCATGGCCTTCTCGACAGCCTCAGGATGCTTCACGGGATAATATGA
- the pgsA gene encoding archaetidylinositol phosphate synthase, with protein MLNQFRPVIRRFIDPIADRIALPADYITLTGFLVACAASAGYASGSLITGAALLAASGFIDVLDGAVARRRFRPTAFGGFLDSTLDRLSDGIIIIGITAGGFTGLLTGLLALHSGLMVSYVRARAESLGIECAVGIAERAERIIIILAGSLAGYLIHPWFMDAAIIVLAALGYFTMIQRMIYVWQRLK; from the coding sequence ATGTTAAACCAGTTCAGACCGGTGATCCGGAGATTCATTGACCCCATTGCAGATAGAATTGCCCTGCCAGCAGATTACATAACACTGACGGGTTTCCTGGTTGCATGTGCTGCCAGCGCAGGATATGCATCTGGAAGCCTGATCACTGGAGCGGCCCTGCTCGCAGCAAGTGGATTCATAGATGTGCTTGACGGGGCCGTGGCAAGGAGAAGATTCAGGCCCACAGCCTTCGGTGGTTTCCTTGACTCTACCCTTGACAGACTCTCCGATGGTATAATCATCATCGGGATAACGGCGGGGGGATTCACGGGACTGCTAACCGGGCTCCTCGCACTCCATTCCGGACTCATGGTGAGCTATGTGAGGGCCCGTGCGGAATCTCTGGGCATTGAATGCGCTGTTGGAATCGCTGAAAGGGCTGAGAGAATCATTATAATCCTTGCAGGGTCCCTTGCAGGGTACCTTATCCATCCGTGGTTCATGGACGCTGCGATTATTGTGCTCGCAGCTCTCGGTTACTTTACCATGATCCAGAGGATGATCTACGTGTGGCAAAGGCTGAAGTAA
- a CDS encoding L-threonylcarbamoyladenylate synthase gives MLIRKITRKNPSPDVLEEAISVMEGGGIVIYPTDTIYGLGVNALDEDAVRRLFRVKGRSPHKPVSICVSRVDEIPRFSRPSGDAMELMERILPGPYTVVLERNELIPDVITGGSSRVGIRVPDDEICRRIAARFPVTATSANISGKPPSPRLEEIVRDLDAVDLVLDAGDCLDMEPSTVIDLTVNPPRVLRRGKGPVDPVLLRGAGDV, from the coding sequence ATGCTTATCAGAAAAATTACAAGGAAGAATCCCTCCCCTGACGTTCTGGAGGAGGCAATATCTGTGATGGAGGGGGGCGGGATCGTTATATACCCCACAGACACAATATATGGCCTCGGAGTTAATGCACTGGATGAGGACGCGGTAAGAAGGCTCTTCAGGGTCAAGGGGAGGTCCCCCCATAAACCGGTATCGATATGTGTATCCCGTGTTGATGAGATTCCCAGATTTTCAAGGCCATCAGGGGATGCGATGGAGTTAATGGAGAGGATACTCCCGGGTCCCTACACGGTGGTCCTTGAGAGGAATGAGCTCATCCCCGATGTGATAACAGGGGGATCGTCGAGGGTGGGGATAAGGGTCCCGGACGATGAGATATGCAGACGTATCGCAGCAAGGTTTCCGGTGACAGCCACCAGTGCAAATATATCAGGTAAACCGCCCTCACCAAGGCTTGAGGAGATTGTCAGGGACCTGGATGCTGTGGACCTGGTGCTTGATGCAGGGGACTGCCTGGACATGGAGCCATCCACTGTGATTGACCTCACAGTAAACCCTCCAAGGGTTCTGAGGAGGGGTAAGGGTCCTGTTGACCCTGTACTCCTGAGAGGGGCTGGAGATGTATGA
- the radB gene encoding DNA repair and recombination protein RadB: MKKLRDMGENRRIPTESSIDRILGGGVERRTITQFYGPPGSGKTNITIKLAVETARRGKNTVFIDTEGGLSVERIRQVSGDIFDRVADSIIVFEPSSFTEQGEALQRTFSFLKTHGDSTDLVVLDSAVALYRLKEGNASSFNLDLGRQMFLLLQMARRFDLAAVITNQIYSITGDDGREYVSPVGGTLLRYWSKVMVELEMGERPGERFAVLRRHRNRLEGSRVGFRIVADGIL; the protein is encoded by the coding sequence ATGAAGAAATTAAGGGATATGGGTGAAAACCGGAGGATACCCACGGAGTCCTCCATCGACAGGATACTGGGAGGGGGTGTTGAAAGAAGAACCATAACACAGTTCTATGGACCCCCCGGCTCAGGTAAGACCAACATAACCATCAAACTCGCGGTTGAAACTGCAAGGAGGGGTAAAAACACGGTTTTCATTGATACAGAGGGCGGTCTTTCTGTTGAGAGAATAAGACAGGTCTCAGGTGATATATTCGACAGGGTTGCAGATAGCATCATAGTATTTGAACCCTCAAGCTTTACAGAGCAGGGTGAGGCACTTCAGAGGACATTTTCATTCCTCAAAACACATGGGGACTCAACTGACCTGGTGGTCCTTGACTCTGCGGTCGCCCTCTACAGATTGAAGGAGGGCAATGCATCCAGCTTTAACCTTGACCTTGGAAGGCAGATGTTCCTCCTTCTACAGATGGCCAGAAGGTTTGACCTTGCAGCTGTCATAACCAACCAGATATATTCCATTACAGGGGACGATGGAAGGGAATATGTGAGTCCTGTTGGCGGCACCCTCCTCCGTTACTGGTCCAAGGTCATGGTCGAGCTTGAGATGGGTGAGAGACCTGGTGAGAGATTCGCTGTTCTCAGGAGGCACAGGAATCGTCTGGAGGGTTCCCGTGTGGGGTTCAGGATTGTTGCT